AGCTTTTACTTGTGCATTCATGAGTAAATTCCTTTTCGTTATCTCTTCTAACCGTTTTAGGGGCGCAAGCGACGGCATGCGCTGTCGGAGCCGGTTCGTTAGCTCCTGCGTCATTAACGCCAAATCCGTGATCGCCTGGCACCTGTAAGAAATACCAGTTCCGACGAACGGTAATCGCTCCCGCACGACCTCGTTCAGCCCTCGATCCGCAACCTCAACACCTGCGAAAACGGCTCCATACTCGACTCATCGCAAAACTTGTAGCGCAATTCAACCTCTCTGTTCAGGTACGGACGTAGCACCTCTTTAGGCAACTGCAACTCGATCCCCGTCAGTTTTTCCATCTCGTCCTCGGCATCGTCCCAGGTGCCAGTGTCCACTTCCTCGCCTGCCCATTCCGGCTCTTCCGGGTCTTCACCGAGAATCGGGTAGACGCTCCAGTTCGCCGGAAAATCGCTGGAGTCCGGGACTTGTACGATCAATACATCGGGTAGCGCGGATAGCTGAAGGGTGAGGGGGGCAGAGGCAGAAGAGGCGATTTGCGCGAGGGTCGGTGCAGCATAATTCACAAACATTTCGGTTTCCTTCGAAGGTCCGCCACGATCCTTCGTGGCAGTCGTCGCACCTTACCCGGCGTTTCTCCAACGCTCAGTAAACGAATCTTGACCAGACATTTCCGCGCTAGAACCCTTTAAACACGGGCTTTTGCGACGATTTCTGCCAAGCCTTAAACAGCTTTGTCCGACAAAAAAACACCCACAACGATGAAATGCAGTTGACGGTTATTATTTAAGTTGTACGATGACCTACAACTTCAGCGAAGGCTGAACGGACCAATCACAAAAAACGTTGCTACCAGGGTGTTCGAATAATGAATCCACAAGAACTGAAGTCCATCCTCTCTGCCGGCCTGCTGTCTTTCCCGGTGACCGATTTCAACGCGCAGGGCGATTTCAACCGCGCCGGCTACATCAAACGTCTGGAGTGGCTGGCTCCGTATGGCGCTTCAGCCTTGTTCGCCGCCGGCGGCACCGGTGAGTTCTTCTCCCTGGCTGCCAGCGAGTACTCGGAAATCATCAAGACTGCCGTCGACACCTGTGAAACCAGCGTGCCGATCCTCGCCGGTGTCGGTGGTTCGACCCGTCAGGCCATCGAATACGCTCAGGAAGCCGAGCGTCTGGGCGCCAAAGGTCTGTTGCTGCTGCCGCACTACCTGACCGAAGCGAGCCAGGACGGTGTTGCCGCTCACGTTGAAGCCGTGTGCAAATCGGTCAACATCGGCGTAGTCGTTTACAACCGCAACGTTTGCCGCCTGACCGCGCCGCTGCTGGAACGTCTGGCCGAGCGCTGCCCGAATCTGATCGGGTACAAGGACGGTCTGGGCGATATCGAGTTGATGGTGTCGATCCGTCGCCGCCTCGGTGATCGCTTCAGCTATCTGGGTGGCCTGCCGACCGCCGAAGTCTATGCCGCCGCCTACAAGGCGCTGGGCGTACCGGTTTACTCTTCGGCGGTGTTCAACTTCATTCCGAAAACCGCGATGGACTTCTACCACGCGATCGCCCGTGAAGATCACGCCACCGTCGGCAAGATCATCGACGACTTCTTCCTGCCGTACCTGGATATCCGTAACCGCAAGGCCGGTTATGCCGTGAGCATCGTCAAGGCAGGCGCGAAAATCGCCGGCTATGACGCAGGCCCGGTGCGGGCGCCGCTGACCGATCTGACCGGTGAAGAGTACGAAATGCTCGCCGCGCTGATCGACAAGCAAGGTGCGCAGTAACACCCGATAAAAGCGAGGCCGCTGAGCAATCAGCGGCTTTTTGCGTGAAGGCTTTGAGATGTGAGGGCTGCCCCTGTGACAACTGCAAAACGCTACGACAACTACATCAACGGCGAATGGGTTGCCGGTGCCGACTACTCGGCCAACATCAACCCGTCCGAACTGAGCGACACCATCGGCGATTACGCCAAGGCTGATCTGACTCAGGTTCACGCCGCCATCGACGCTGCCCGCGCGGCATTCCCGGCGTATTCGACTTCGGGTATTCAGGCCCGTCACGATTCGCTGGATAAAGTCGGCACGGAAATCCTCGCCCGTCGTGAAGAGCTCGGCACCCTGCTGGCCCGGGAAGAGGGCAAGACCCTGCCTGAAGCCATCGGTGAAGTGACCCGCGCCGGTAACATCTTCAAATTCTTCGCCGGTGAATGTCTGCGCCTGTCAGGCGACTACGTGCCGTCGGTGCGTCCGGGCGTCAACGTTGAAGTGACCCGCGAAGCGCTAGGCGTGGTGGGTCTGATCACTCCTTGGAACTTCCCGATCGCGATTCCTGCGTGGAAAATCGCCCCGGCGCTGGCCTACGGCAACTGCGTGGTGTTGAAACCGGCCGATCTGGTGCCGGGCTGCGCTTGGGCACTGGCGGAAATCATTTCCCGCGCAGGCTTCCCGGCTGGCGTGTTCAACCTGGTGATGGGCAGCGGTCGCGTGGTTGGCGATGCGTTGGTGCAGAGCCCGAAAGTCGACGGCATCAGCTTCACCGGTTCGGTGGGCGTGGGTCGTCAGATCGCGGTCAACTGCGTGTCGCGCCAGGCCAAGGTTCAGCTGGAAATGGGCGGCAAGAACCCGCAGATCATTCTCGATGACGCCGACCTCAAACAAGCGGTCGAGCTGTCGGTGCAGAGCGCGTTCTACTCCACCGGCCAGCGTTGCACCGCGTCGAGCCGTTTGATCGTCACCGCCGGGATTCACGACAAGTTCGTTGAAGCCATGGCCGAGCGCATGAAGTCGATCAAGGTCGGCCACGCACTGAAATCCGGCACCGATATTGGTCCAGTTGTTTCGCAAGCGCAGCTGGAACAGGACATGAAGTACATCGATATAGGCCAGTCCGAAGGTGCGCGTCTGGTCAGCGGCGGCGGT
This region of Pseudomonas sp. R84 genomic DNA includes:
- a CDS encoding aldehyde dehydrogenase family protein; amino-acid sequence: MTTAKRYDNYINGEWVAGADYSANINPSELSDTIGDYAKADLTQVHAAIDAARAAFPAYSTSGIQARHDSLDKVGTEILARREELGTLLAREEGKTLPEAIGEVTRAGNIFKFFAGECLRLSGDYVPSVRPGVNVEVTREALGVVGLITPWNFPIAIPAWKIAPALAYGNCVVLKPADLVPGCAWALAEIISRAGFPAGVFNLVMGSGRVVGDALVQSPKVDGISFTGSVGVGRQIAVNCVSRQAKVQLEMGGKNPQIILDDADLKQAVELSVQSAFYSTGQRCTASSRLIVTAGIHDKFVEAMAERMKSIKVGHALKSGTDIGPVVSQAQLEQDMKYIDIGQSEGARLVSGGGLVTCDTEGYFLAPTLFADSEASMRISREEIFGPVANIVRVADYDAALAMANDTEFGLSAGIATTSLKYANHFKRHSQAGMVMVNLPTAGVDYHVPFGGRKGSSYGSREQGRYAQEFYTVVKTSYIGS
- the kdgD gene encoding 5-dehydro-4-deoxyglucarate dehydratase, which codes for MNPQELKSILSAGLLSFPVTDFNAQGDFNRAGYIKRLEWLAPYGASALFAAGGTGEFFSLAASEYSEIIKTAVDTCETSVPILAGVGGSTRQAIEYAQEAERLGAKGLLLLPHYLTEASQDGVAAHVEAVCKSVNIGVVVYNRNVCRLTAPLLERLAERCPNLIGYKDGLGDIELMVSIRRRLGDRFSYLGGLPTAEVYAAAYKALGVPVYSSAVFNFIPKTAMDFYHAIAREDHATVGKIIDDFFLPYLDIRNRKAGYAVSIVKAGAKIAGYDAGPVRAPLTDLTGEEYEMLAALIDKQGAQ